The Catenulispora sp. GP43 genome has a window encoding:
- the narI gene encoding respiratory nitrate reductase subunit gamma has product MQTFLWGALPYIAAAILVTGLVWRYRYDKFGWTTRSSESYERRILNIASPMFHYGLLFVLAGHLMGLFVPSSWTYALGLHEHGYNLLSLFAGTAAGVLAVVGILMLIYRRRTTPAVFLATTRNDKLMYLVLLTAIVMGLVAKLTHAGLAKGYDYRATIAPWARSLFLLQPKTGLMAQAPIPFQIHAVIGMLLFALLPFTRLVHMFSAPIHYLFRPYIVYRSRDPHGLSEAPVRRGWERIGS; this is encoded by the coding sequence GTGCAGACGTTCCTGTGGGGCGCGCTCCCCTACATCGCCGCCGCGATACTGGTCACCGGCCTGGTGTGGCGCTACCGCTACGACAAGTTCGGGTGGACGACCCGCTCGTCGGAGAGCTACGAGCGGCGCATCCTGAACATCGCCTCGCCGATGTTCCACTACGGCCTGCTGTTCGTGCTGGCGGGGCACCTGATGGGGTTGTTCGTGCCCTCGTCGTGGACGTACGCGCTGGGCCTGCACGAACACGGGTACAACCTGCTGTCGCTGTTCGCGGGGACCGCCGCCGGGGTGCTGGCGGTCGTCGGCATCCTCATGCTCATCTACCGGCGGCGCACCACGCCGGCGGTGTTCCTGGCCACGACGCGCAACGACAAGCTGATGTACCTGGTGCTGCTGACCGCGATCGTCATGGGGCTGGTCGCCAAGCTCACGCACGCCGGACTCGCCAAGGGCTACGACTACCGCGCCACCATCGCCCCCTGGGCCCGCAGCCTGTTCCTGCTGCAGCCGAAGACCGGGCTGATGGCCCAGGCCCCGATCCCGTTCCAGATCCACGCGGTGATCGGCATGCTGTTGTTCGCGCTGTTGCCCTTCACGCGCCTGGTACATATGTTCAGCGCGCCGATCCACTACCTGTTCCGGCCGTACATCGTGTACCGCAGCCGCGACCCCCACGGCCTGAGCGAGGCGCCGGTGCGGCGCGGGTGGGAACGGATCGGGAGCTAG
- the narJ gene encoding nitrate reductase molybdenum cofactor assembly chaperone, giving the protein MARGSSAAALRRRDRVVLQAAAHLLDYPDAAWWERLALVRSALVAVGGRGARTLVAFVDQVSAMPATQAASHYVEVFDFKNRHSLYLTWWLDGDTRRRGASLVELKATFREAGFDFGETELPDFLPVVLEFAAARGDAGLLLRHRPGLELLRLALVEHGTAYGSVLAAVCSTLPGPSPKDRAAAGALAAARPPRETVGLDPDTAALRPYGHLDLLPVLTPDR; this is encoded by the coding sequence ATGGCCCGGGGTTCCAGCGCTGCCGCCCTCCGGCGGCGGGATCGGGTGGTGCTTCAGGCCGCCGCACACCTGCTCGACTATCCCGATGCGGCGTGGTGGGAGCGTCTTGCGCTGGTGCGCTCGGCGCTGGTGGCGGTCGGCGGCCGGGGCGCGCGCACGCTGGTGGCGTTCGTGGACCAGGTCTCGGCGATGCCGGCGACGCAGGCGGCCTCGCACTACGTCGAAGTGTTCGACTTCAAGAACCGGCACAGCCTGTATCTGACGTGGTGGCTCGACGGGGACACCCGGCGGCGGGGCGCGTCGCTGGTCGAGCTCAAGGCCACGTTCCGGGAGGCGGGGTTCGACTTCGGCGAGACGGAGCTGCCGGACTTCTTGCCGGTGGTACTGGAGTTCGCGGCGGCTCGCGGGGATGCGGGGCTGCTGCTGCGCCACCGGCCGGGGCTGGAGTTGCTGCGGCTGGCGCTTGTGGAGCACGGGACGGCGTACGGGTCAGTGCTGGCGGCGGTGTGCTCGACGCTGCCGGGGCCGTCGCCGAAGGACCGGGCCGCCGCGGGGGCGCTGGCCGCTGCCAGGCCGCCGCGCGAGACGGTCGGGCTGGATCCGGATACGGCGGCGCTGCGTCCGTACGGCCATCTCGATCTGCTCCCCGTATTAACTCCGGATCGATAG
- the narH gene encoding nitrate reductase subunit beta — MRVMAQIAMVMNLDKCIGCHACSVTCKQTWTNRRGMEYVWFNNVETRPGLGYPRRYSDQERWKGGWERDRRGRLKLKQGGRLKKLAEIFANPVLPTVDDYYEPWTYDYGNLQQAPLGDDYPVARPRSLLTGKPMDTVRWSANWDDNLGGTSERGDQDPIVQKMREQVGETVRFAFEQAFMFYLPRICEHCLNPACVASCPSGALYKRTEDGIVLVDQDRCRGWRQCVTACPYKKIYFNHRTGKAEKCTFCYPRVEVGLPTVCSETCPGRLRYLGVMLYDADRVTAAAETADDRDLYQAQLGVFLDPDDPEVARAAEASGIPYDWMQAARRSPVRKLICDYKVALPLHPEFRTLPMVWYIPPLSPVVEAIAESGHDGEDGDNLFGAIDALRIPVEYLAQLFTAGDVVPVRAALGRLAAMRAYMREVNLGTAPEEPSAQIEDMYRLLAIAKYEDRYVIPTAAMADAHALEEAALGSGCSVSDADAETGSLGENGPFGDDSGKKRRLPLISLEDFRGMRRRQTADREEEV; from the coding sequence ATGCGCGTCATGGCGCAGATCGCGATGGTGATGAACCTCGACAAGTGCATCGGCTGCCACGCGTGCTCGGTCACCTGCAAGCAGACCTGGACCAACCGGCGCGGCATGGAATACGTCTGGTTCAACAACGTCGAGACCCGGCCCGGCCTGGGATACCCGCGGCGCTACTCCGACCAGGAGCGGTGGAAGGGCGGCTGGGAGCGGGACCGGCGCGGCCGGCTGAAGCTGAAGCAGGGCGGCCGGCTGAAGAAGCTCGCCGAGATCTTCGCCAACCCGGTGCTGCCCACCGTCGACGACTACTACGAGCCCTGGACCTACGACTACGGGAACCTCCAGCAGGCGCCACTGGGCGACGACTACCCCGTGGCCCGGCCCCGCTCGCTGCTGACCGGCAAGCCCATGGACACCGTCCGGTGGAGCGCCAACTGGGACGACAACCTGGGCGGCACCTCCGAGCGCGGGGATCAGGACCCGATCGTGCAGAAGATGCGGGAGCAGGTCGGGGAGACGGTGCGGTTCGCATTCGAGCAAGCGTTCATGTTCTACCTGCCGAGGATCTGCGAGCACTGTCTCAACCCGGCGTGCGTCGCCTCGTGTCCGTCCGGCGCGCTGTACAAGCGCACCGAGGACGGCATCGTGCTGGTGGACCAGGACCGCTGCCGGGGCTGGCGGCAGTGTGTCACGGCCTGCCCCTACAAGAAGATCTACTTCAACCACCGCACCGGCAAGGCCGAGAAATGCACGTTCTGCTATCCGCGCGTCGAGGTCGGATTGCCGACGGTGTGCTCGGAGACGTGCCCCGGACGGCTGCGCTACCTCGGCGTCATGCTCTACGACGCCGACCGGGTCACCGCCGCGGCCGAGACCGCCGACGACCGCGACCTGTACCAGGCGCAACTCGGCGTGTTCCTCGACCCGGACGACCCCGAGGTGGCGCGCGCCGCCGAAGCCTCCGGCATCCCGTACGACTGGATGCAGGCCGCGCGGCGCTCGCCGGTGCGCAAGCTGATCTGTGACTACAAGGTGGCGCTGCCGCTGCACCCGGAGTTCCGCACGCTGCCGATGGTCTGGTACATCCCGCCGCTGTCGCCGGTCGTGGAGGCCATCGCCGAGTCCGGTCACGACGGCGAGGACGGGGACAACCTGTTCGGCGCCATCGACGCGCTGCGCATCCCCGTCGAGTACTTGGCGCAGCTGTTCACCGCCGGGGACGTCGTCCCGGTGCGTGCGGCGCTGGGGCGGCTGGCCGCGATGCGCGCGTACATGCGGGAGGTGAACCTCGGGACGGCTCCGGAGGAGCCTTCGGCGCAGATCGAAGACATGTACCGGCTGCTGGCGATCGCCAAGTACGAGGACCGCTATGTGATCCCCACAGCGGCGATGGCCGATGCGCACGCCTTGGAGGAGGCGGCGTTGGGGTCCGGGTGCAGCGTTTCCGACGCCGACGCCGAGACCGGGTCCCTCGGCGAGAACGGGCCCTTCGGCGACGACTCGGGGAAGAAGAGACGGCTTCCGTTGATCTCACTGGAGGACTTCCGCGGGATGCGGCGGCGTCAGACGGCTGATCGGGAGGAGGAGGTCTGA
- a CDS encoding nitrate reductase subunit alpha: MPSDGSTEPDALLLAAGKYFLRGSTANDLHSVQYQGGREGDVFYRDRWSHDKIVHSTHGVNCTGSCRWKVYVKDGIITWETQATDYPSVGPDRPEYEPRGCPRGSSFSWYTYSPSRVRYPYIRGVLLEQFRAAKTAAGGDPVAAWAAIQADPERRRAYQQARGKGGLVRATWDEAVDIIAAAHVHTIAEHGPDRVAGFSPIPAMSMVSHASGARFMSLIGGTMLSFYDWYADLPVASPQVFGDQTDVPESGDWWDAAYLIMWGSNVPVTRTPDAHWMAEARYRGQKVVAVAPDYADNAKFADEWLHPHPGTDAALAIAMGHVILKEHFVEGHNEFFDSYVKQFTDLPFLITLAEHDRGGYYVPDKFVRAADLDDGADSQAPATDGAAWKTVVLDAATGRPVVPNGSIGFRWTESGQGRWNLDLDGVEPRLSVLGLPEAIPAEVLLPRFDTDGGAHGQGRGEIHTRGVPAIRLHPGGPLVTTVFDLLLAQYGVARTDLPGIWPTGYDDATAPGTPAWAEAQTSVPARLAVKIAREFADTAARSGGRCMILMGAGTNHWFHSETIYRSFLALLTLTGCQGRNGGGWAHYVGQEKCRPATGWATLASANDWSRPPRQAIGAGFFYLNTDQWRYDQFRTEVLTSPLASGTMRGMTGADCLARSARLGWMPSYPTFDRNPLDLVDEARAAGKEPAAHVVDELKAGRLGFACEDPDAPQNWPRILTLWRANLLGSSAKGAEYFSKHLLGTHSSLSAEEAHEDVRPHDVTWREQAPEGKLDLLLSLDFRMTSSALLSDVVLPAATWYEKHDLSSTDMHPYIHSFSPAVDPPWQARTDFDAFHAVARRFSELAAGRLDTRHDIVAAPLQHDTPGEIAQPGGVVLDWKLGQCEPVPGKTMPALAVVERDYTAVAAKMATLGPNVEKLGLPVKGLKFVPDKEVEALKALNGTARGGPADGRPLIDTGIKACNAILHLSGTSNGRLAVQGFHQLEKQVGKEFAHLAAENEGKQITYADTQAAPVPVITSPEWSGNESGGRRYAPFTLNTEHLKPWHTLTGRQHFYLDHDWIHEFGEALPVYRPPLDMNRLFGEPRLGPDGQAEVTVRYLTPHNKWSIHSEYQDNLFMLSLSRGGQVIWMSDQDAAAIGVHDNDWIEAVNRNGVVVARAVVSHRMPKGTVYMHHAQDRTVGVPKAEKTGKRGGIHNSLTRVMLKPTHLIGGYAQLSWAFNYLGPTGNQRDEVTVIRRRSQEVQY, encoded by the coding sequence GTGCCGAGCGACGGATCCACGGAGCCCGACGCGCTCCTGCTCGCGGCCGGAAAGTACTTCCTCCGCGGCAGCACCGCGAACGACCTGCACAGCGTCCAGTACCAGGGCGGCCGGGAAGGCGACGTCTTCTACCGCGACCGCTGGAGCCACGACAAGATCGTCCACTCCACCCACGGCGTCAACTGCACCGGCTCGTGCCGCTGGAAGGTCTACGTCAAAGACGGCATCATCACCTGGGAGACGCAGGCCACGGACTATCCCTCCGTCGGCCCGGACCGCCCCGAGTACGAACCCCGCGGCTGCCCGCGCGGCTCCTCCTTCTCCTGGTACACCTACTCCCCCTCGCGCGTGCGGTACCCCTACATCCGCGGCGTCCTGCTGGAGCAGTTCCGCGCCGCCAAGACCGCCGCCGGCGGCGATCCGGTCGCCGCGTGGGCCGCGATCCAGGCCGACCCCGAGCGCCGCCGCGCCTACCAGCAGGCCCGCGGCAAAGGCGGCCTGGTGCGCGCCACGTGGGACGAGGCCGTGGACATCATCGCCGCGGCCCACGTGCACACCATCGCCGAGCACGGCCCCGACCGCGTCGCCGGCTTCTCCCCGATCCCGGCCATGTCCATGGTCTCCCACGCCTCCGGCGCCCGCTTCATGTCACTGATCGGCGGCACCATGCTGTCGTTCTACGACTGGTACGCCGACCTGCCGGTGGCCTCCCCGCAGGTCTTCGGCGACCAGACCGACGTCCCGGAGTCCGGCGACTGGTGGGACGCCGCCTACCTGATCATGTGGGGCTCCAACGTCCCGGTCACCCGCACCCCCGACGCGCACTGGATGGCCGAGGCCCGCTACCGGGGCCAGAAGGTCGTGGCCGTCGCCCCGGACTACGCCGACAACGCCAAGTTCGCCGACGAGTGGCTGCACCCGCACCCCGGCACCGATGCCGCGCTGGCCATCGCCATGGGCCACGTCATCCTCAAGGAACACTTCGTCGAGGGCCACAACGAGTTCTTCGACTCCTACGTCAAGCAGTTCACCGACCTGCCGTTCCTGATCACCCTGGCCGAACACGACCGGGGCGGCTACTACGTCCCCGACAAGTTCGTCCGCGCCGCCGACCTGGACGACGGTGCGGACAGCCAGGCACCGGCAACCGACGGCGCTGCCTGGAAGACCGTCGTCCTGGACGCCGCCACCGGCCGCCCCGTCGTCCCCAACGGCTCCATCGGCTTCCGCTGGACCGAGTCCGGCCAGGGCCGCTGGAACCTGGACCTGGACGGCGTCGAACCGCGCCTGAGCGTGCTCGGACTGCCCGAAGCGATCCCCGCCGAAGTCCTGCTCCCCCGCTTCGACACCGACGGCGGAGCACACGGCCAGGGCCGCGGCGAGATCCACACCCGGGGCGTCCCGGCCATCCGGCTGCACCCCGGCGGACCGCTGGTCACCACCGTGTTCGACCTCTTGCTCGCCCAATACGGCGTGGCGCGCACCGACCTGCCCGGCATCTGGCCCACCGGCTACGACGACGCCACAGCGCCGGGCACCCCGGCCTGGGCCGAGGCCCAGACTTCCGTCCCGGCCCGGCTCGCGGTGAAGATCGCCCGCGAGTTCGCCGACACCGCCGCGAGATCCGGCGGCCGGTGCATGATCCTGATGGGCGCCGGCACCAACCACTGGTTCCACTCCGAGACCATCTACCGGTCCTTCTTGGCGCTGCTCACCCTCACCGGCTGCCAGGGCCGCAACGGCGGCGGCTGGGCCCACTACGTCGGCCAGGAGAAGTGCCGGCCGGCCACCGGCTGGGCCACCCTGGCCTCGGCCAACGACTGGTCACGCCCGCCCCGCCAGGCCATCGGCGCCGGGTTCTTCTACCTGAACACCGACCAGTGGCGCTACGACCAGTTCCGCACCGAGGTCCTCACCTCCCCGCTCGCCTCCGGCACCATGCGAGGCATGACCGGCGCCGACTGTCTGGCGCGCTCGGCGCGGCTGGGATGGATGCCGTCCTACCCGACCTTCGACCGGAACCCGCTGGACCTCGTCGACGAGGCACGAGCCGCGGGCAAGGAGCCGGCGGCGCACGTGGTGGACGAACTGAAGGCCGGACGGCTCGGTTTCGCCTGCGAGGACCCCGACGCGCCGCAGAACTGGCCCCGGATCCTCACCTTGTGGCGTGCCAACCTGCTGGGATCCTCCGCGAAGGGCGCGGAGTACTTCAGCAAGCATCTGCTGGGAACGCACTCCTCCCTCAGCGCCGAGGAAGCACACGAAGACGTGCGGCCGCACGACGTGACCTGGCGGGAGCAAGCCCCCGAGGGCAAGCTGGACCTGCTGCTGTCGCTGGACTTCCGGATGACGTCCTCCGCGCTGCTGTCCGACGTCGTCCTGCCGGCGGCCACCTGGTACGAGAAGCACGACCTGTCCTCCACGGACATGCATCCCTACATCCATTCCTTCAGCCCCGCCGTCGACCCGCCGTGGCAGGCCCGCACCGACTTCGACGCCTTCCACGCCGTCGCCCGGCGCTTCAGCGAACTGGCCGCCGGACGCCTGGACACCCGGCACGACATCGTCGCCGCACCGTTGCAACACGACACCCCCGGCGAGATCGCGCAGCCCGGCGGCGTGGTGCTGGACTGGAAGCTCGGCCAGTGCGAACCGGTGCCGGGCAAGACGATGCCCGCGCTGGCCGTCGTCGAGCGCGACTACACGGCGGTCGCGGCGAAGATGGCCACGCTGGGGCCGAACGTGGAGAAGCTCGGGCTGCCGGTCAAGGGCCTGAAATTCGTCCCCGACAAAGAAGTCGAGGCTCTGAAGGCCCTGAACGGGACGGCGCGCGGCGGACCGGCCGACGGACGCCCCCTGATCGACACCGGCATCAAGGCCTGCAACGCGATCCTGCACCTGTCCGGCACCAGCAACGGACGGCTGGCCGTCCAAGGCTTCCACCAGCTGGAGAAGCAGGTCGGCAAGGAATTCGCGCACCTGGCCGCCGAGAACGAGGGCAAGCAGATCACCTACGCCGACACCCAGGCCGCACCGGTCCCGGTCATCACCTCTCCGGAATGGTCCGGCAACGAATCCGGCGGACGCCGCTACGCCCCCTTCACCCTGAACACCGAACACCTCAAGCCCTGGCACACCCTCACCGGCCGCCAGCACTTCTACCTGGACCACGACTGGATCCACGAGTTCGGCGAGGCGCTGCCGGTCTACCGGCCGCCGCTGGACATGAACCGGCTGTTCGGCGAGCCCCGGCTCGGCCCCGACGGCCAGGCCGAGGTCACCGTCCGGTACCTGACGCCGCACAACAAGTGGTCCATCCACTCCGAGTACCAGGACAACCTGTTCATGCTCTCGCTGTCACGCGGCGGACAGGTCATCTGGATGTCCGACCAGGACGCCGCCGCCATCGGCGTGCACGACAACGACTGGATCGAGGCGGTCAACCGCAACGGGGTGGTCGTCGCGCGCGCCGTCGTGTCGCACCGGATGCCCAAGGGGACGGTCTACATGCACCACGCGCAGGACCGCACCGTGGGCGTGCCCAAGGCCGAGAAGACCGGCAAGCGCGGCGGCATCCACAACTCCCTGACCCGGGTCATGCTCAAGCCCACGCACCTGATCGGCGGCTACGCCCAGCTGTCCTGGGCCTTCAACTACCTCGGCCCGACCGGCAACCAGCGCGACGAGGTCACCGTCATCCGGCGCCGATCGCAGGAGGTCCAGTACTGA
- a CDS encoding SRPBCC domain-containing protein yields the protein MSTDIQDRIERETLIAASQDRVWSLVTEPGFWVAPTGATAAAGQTTVAHHDEYGDYPVRVEKVDPKSYVSYRWASAYKGQELREGITTLIEFTLTPEDGGTRLRVVESGFAALDGGEDTRRGALKDNTEGWAQVMEALRKRAEEAA from the coding sequence ATGAGCACCGACATCCAGGACCGCATCGAGCGCGAGACCCTGATCGCCGCCTCCCAGGACCGGGTCTGGTCCCTGGTGACCGAGCCCGGCTTCTGGGTCGCCCCGACCGGCGCCACCGCCGCCGCGGGCCAGACCACCGTCGCGCACCACGACGAGTACGGCGACTACCCGGTGCGGGTGGAGAAGGTCGACCCGAAGAGCTATGTGTCCTACCGCTGGGCCAGCGCGTACAAGGGGCAGGAGTTGCGTGAGGGCATCACGACCCTGATCGAGTTCACCCTCACGCCCGAGGACGGCGGCACCCGGCTGCGCGTGGTCGAGAGCGGCTTCGCCGCGCTGGACGGCGGCGAGGACACCCGGCGCGGGGCGCTGAAGGACAACACGGAGGGCTGGGCGCAGGTGATGGAGGCGCTGCGCAAGCGCGCCGAAGAGGCTGCGTGA
- a CDS encoding ArsR/SmtB family transcription factor — MAALADPTRRRLLDLISARGTASATELAGGLPVTRQAVVKHLAVLDAAGLVTGRRQGREVRYEVRSAALDATARWMASLAADWDRRLARIKAVAEAAEVAARDEHH; from the coding sequence CTGGCCGCCCTCGCCGACCCGACCCGCCGCCGCCTGCTCGACCTGATCTCCGCCCGCGGTACCGCCTCGGCCACCGAGCTCGCCGGCGGGCTGCCGGTCACCAGGCAGGCCGTGGTCAAACACCTGGCCGTCCTCGACGCCGCGGGCCTGGTCACCGGGCGCCGGCAAGGCCGTGAGGTCCGCTACGAGGTCCGCTCCGCCGCCCTGGATGCCACCGCGCGCTGGATGGCCTCCCTGGCCGCCGACTGGGATCGCCGCCTGGCACGGATCAAGGCCGTCGCCGAAGCGGCGGAGGTTGCGGCGCGCGACGAGCACCACTGA
- a CDS encoding N-acetylglucosamine kinase encodes MSTAEGRRDVLLLAVDGGNSKTDVRLVRADGSQVSRAVGGAFRPQALGVPAAMAVLDALVAEVLQEGGGAPVRGIGAFLAGADLPEEIAALQAEVEARGWAEEVYVANDTFAVLYAGSPERQGVAVVCGTGINCVAVAPDGRTATFPGLGWESGDWGGGGDLGRAALFWAVRAEDGRGPATALLDAVTAHFGRERALDVVLAIHRGQESDRRLAGLAPAVFAAADAGDAVAGWLIDVLADEIAGMAGSAARRLDLQDPPVLLGGSVAAAGHPRLLHRVRERAPGPITVVTDAPVVGAVRYAVGRWGVDAPVASPA; translated from the coding sequence ATGAGCACCGCTGAGGGACGCCGCGACGTACTGCTTCTCGCCGTTGACGGCGGCAACAGCAAGACCGATGTGCGCCTGGTCCGCGCCGACGGCTCGCAGGTGAGCCGTGCCGTCGGCGGGGCGTTCCGGCCGCAGGCGCTGGGCGTGCCGGCGGCGATGGCGGTCCTGGACGCGCTGGTCGCCGAGGTACTCCAGGAGGGCGGCGGCGCCCCGGTGCGCGGCATCGGGGCCTTCCTGGCCGGCGCCGACCTGCCCGAGGAGATCGCCGCCTTGCAGGCCGAGGTCGAGGCGCGCGGCTGGGCCGAGGAGGTCTACGTCGCCAACGACACCTTCGCCGTGCTCTACGCGGGCTCGCCGGAGCGGCAGGGCGTCGCAGTGGTCTGCGGCACCGGCATCAACTGCGTGGCGGTGGCCCCCGACGGCCGCACCGCGACGTTCCCGGGCCTGGGCTGGGAGTCCGGGGACTGGGGCGGCGGCGGGGATCTGGGCCGGGCCGCGCTGTTCTGGGCGGTGCGCGCCGAGGACGGCCGGGGTCCGGCGACCGCGCTGCTCGACGCCGTCACCGCGCACTTCGGCCGGGAGCGGGCCCTGGACGTTGTCCTGGCGATCCACCGCGGCCAGGAGTCCGACCGGCGGCTGGCCGGGTTGGCGCCGGCGGTGTTCGCCGCGGCGGATGCCGGCGATGCGGTCGCGGGCTGGTTGATCGACGTGCTGGCCGACGAGATCGCGGGCATGGCCGGGTCGGCGGCCCGCCGTCTGGATCTGCAGGATCCGCCGGTCCTGCTCGGCGGCTCGGTGGCGGCCGCAGGACATCCCCGGCTGCTGCACCGGGTCCGGGAGCGCGCGCCCGGACCCATCACGGTGGTGACCGACGCTCCGGTCGTGGGGGCGGTGCGCTACGCGGTGGGGCGCTGGGGCGTCGACGCGCCGGTCGCCTCCCCGGCCTGA
- the paaI gene encoding hydroxyphenylacetyl-CoA thioesterase PaaI, whose translation MHTEREAAEEAAGLDAARRMFDADKASAGLGIELVELAPGRAVARMRVAASMLNGHAIGHGGYVFLLADTAFALACNSHGPVTVAAGADVSFLAPVAEGDVLTACAVERVLAGRSGIYDVTVTRGGADGSGDGAGPTEEIVAEFRGRSRVVTGR comes from the coding sequence ATGCACACCGAAAGAGAAGCCGCCGAAGAAGCCGCCGGGCTGGACGCCGCACGCCGCATGTTCGACGCCGACAAGGCCTCGGCGGGGCTGGGGATCGAGCTTGTCGAGCTGGCGCCGGGGCGGGCTGTGGCGCGGATGCGGGTGGCCGCCTCCATGCTGAACGGGCACGCCATCGGGCATGGCGGGTACGTGTTCCTGCTTGCCGACACCGCGTTCGCGCTGGCCTGCAACAGCCATGGGCCGGTGACGGTCGCGGCTGGGGCCGACGTCAGCTTCCTGGCGCCGGTGGCCGAGGGCGATGTGCTCACGGCGTGCGCGGTCGAGCGGGTGCTGGCCGGGCGGAGCGGGATCTATGACGTGACGGTAACGCGGGGTGGTGCGGACGGCTCGGGCGATGGTGCTGGTCCGACTGAGGAGATCGTCGCCGAGTTCCGCGGTCGGAGCCGAGTCGTCACTGGTCGTTGA
- the mug gene encoding G/U mismatch-specific DNA glycosylase encodes MTARHTPEDLAAANGRTLADVIAPDLDVLFCGINPGLLSALTGHHFARPGNRFWPALHRSGFTPRQLAPAEQEQLIGLGLGITNVVARATAGAAELRPEEYRTGGEVLRAKVAEFRPRWLAVVGIGAYRVAFDAPKAVMGRQEQTVGATGLWVLPNPSGLNAHYTPDSLAEAFAELRVAVRGPDPTAA; translated from the coding sequence ATGACGGCCCGCCACACCCCCGAAGACCTGGCCGCCGCGAACGGCCGCACGCTGGCCGACGTCATCGCGCCGGACCTGGACGTCCTGTTCTGCGGCATCAACCCCGGCCTGCTCTCGGCCCTGACCGGACACCACTTCGCCCGCCCCGGCAACCGCTTCTGGCCCGCCCTGCACCGCTCCGGCTTCACCCCGCGCCAGCTCGCGCCGGCCGAGCAGGAGCAGCTGATCGGGCTGGGCCTGGGCATCACGAACGTGGTGGCGCGCGCGACGGCCGGCGCCGCCGAGCTGCGGCCGGAGGAGTACCGCACCGGCGGGGAGGTGCTGCGGGCGAAGGTGGCCGAGTTCCGGCCGCGCTGGCTGGCGGTGGTCGGGATCGGGGCGTACCGGGTCGCGTTCGACGCGCCGAAGGCGGTGATGGGGCGTCAGGAGCAGACGGTGGGGGCGACGGGGTTGTGGGTGCTGCCCAATCCCAGCGGGTTGAACGCGCACTACACGCCGGACTCGCTGGCCGAGGCGTTCGCCGAACTGCGGGTGGCCGTGCGCGGGCCGGATCCCACGGCGGCATAA
- a CDS encoding cytochrome P450, translating into MSDLPVLNTSDPEYARDPYAALAPIVEAGPVVRAVVDGLAVWLVTGYDEALFVLSSPQMSIDGIKNSGPEAREVFWAGAADHGLQSHMGRVDPPDHTRLRGLVQQTFTPRRVAALEPWIRGIARDLIAAFPTGDAEIDLMEAFALPLPITVIAELLGIDIAQRADFRHWADTVLQADERQVPESAVAAREISALLAGLIEQRRAAIGDAPLDISHEGTLIDGLIRAHDRGDKLNEAELVSLLFLLLGAGYETTVNLIGNGTLTLLSDPARLAALRDDPALLPAAIEEFLRLDPPVKVVFPRYPLADVELGGALIRAGEPVVVHFSAVSRDERRYNDPAVYRPGRGADRSEPSHLTFGYGLHHCLGAPLARLEARIAFGELLSAYPHLELAAPEESLHWDHSRLFRGLSGLPVRLGDRAA; encoded by the coding sequence ATGTCGGATCTTCCCGTTCTGAACACTTCGGACCCCGAATACGCCCGCGACCCCTACGCCGCGCTGGCCCCGATCGTCGAGGCCGGACCGGTGGTCCGGGCCGTGGTGGACGGACTGGCCGTCTGGCTGGTCACCGGCTACGACGAGGCCCTGTTCGTACTGTCCTCACCGCAGATGAGCATCGACGGCATCAAGAACTCCGGGCCGGAAGCGCGCGAGGTGTTCTGGGCCGGCGCCGCCGACCATGGCCTGCAATCGCACATGGGACGCGTGGACCCGCCGGACCACACCCGGCTGCGCGGCCTGGTCCAGCAGACCTTCACCCCGCGCCGGGTCGCGGCGTTGGAGCCGTGGATCCGGGGGATCGCCCGCGACCTGATCGCGGCGTTCCCCACCGGTGACGCCGAGATCGATCTGATGGAGGCGTTCGCGCTGCCGCTGCCGATCACGGTGATCGCCGAGCTGCTGGGCATCGACATCGCGCAGCGCGCCGATTTCCGGCACTGGGCCGACACCGTCCTGCAGGCCGACGAGCGGCAGGTGCCGGAGTCGGCCGTGGCGGCGCGCGAGATCTCCGCGCTGTTGGCCGGGCTGATCGAGCAGCGCCGTGCCGCCATCGGCGACGCGCCGCTGGACATCTCCCATGAGGGCACGTTGATCGACGGCCTGATCCGGGCCCACGACCGGGGCGACAAGCTGAACGAGGCCGAGCTGGTCTCGCTGCTGTTCCTGTTGCTGGGCGCCGGGTACGAGACCACGGTCAACCTGATCGGCAACGGCACGCTGACCCTCCTGTCCGACCCCGCGCGCCTGGCCGCGCTCCGGGACGACCCGGCCCTGCTGCCGGCCGCGATCGAGGAGTTCCTGCGGCTGGACCCGCCGGTGAAGGTGGTGTTCCCGCGCTACCCGCTGGCCGACGTCGAACTCGGCGGGGCGCTGATCCGCGCCGGCGAGCCGGTGGTGGTGCACTTCAGCGCGGTCAGCCGGGACGAGCGCCGTTACAACGACCCGGCCGTCTACCGTCCTGGCCGCGGCGCCGACCGCTCCGAGCCCTCGCACCTGACGTTCGGCTACGGCCTGCACCACTGCCTGGGCGCACCGCTGGCGCGGCTGGAAGCGCGGATCGCTTTCGGTGAGCTGCTGAGCGCATATCCGCACCTTGAGTTGGCGGCCCCGGAAGAGTCGCTGCACTGGGACCACAGCCGACTGTTCCGCGGGCTGTCCGGGCTGCCGGTGCGGCTGGGGGACCGGGCCGCCTGA